From Brevibacillus marinus, a single genomic window includes:
- a CDS encoding Gfo/Idh/MocA family oxidoreductase, with amino-acid sequence MTIRCAVLGLGRLGYHHAKNLAAKQIGGAELAAVVDPLAGRAEQVAREWGIGKWTADPDEVLQDPHIDAVVIVTPTDTHAELIKRAALCGKAIFVEKPLTQKTAEADEIIRIVREQRVICQVGFMRRFDPAYAEAKRRIVAGDIGQPLYFKGITRDAGAPPASFIERSGRIFLDVSIHDYDLARYLMNAEITAVTAHGSVLKHPFMTAYRDVDQAISYVQFASGAAGDIEASRNSPYGHDIRTEIIGTEGSLLIGTLRNHNVTLLNRKGSTYEIIPDFQTRFQDAYRLELAHFIQCVQNAQTPQVTEIDGKINLEVAVAATVSFDSGQTVQVAAAHGQTSS; translated from the coding sequence ATGACCATTCGCTGTGCGGTTCTCGGCTTGGGGCGATTGGGCTATCACCACGCGAAGAACTTGGCGGCCAAGCAGATCGGCGGGGCGGAACTGGCGGCCGTCGTCGATCCGCTGGCAGGGCGGGCCGAGCAGGTGGCGAGAGAATGGGGCATCGGGAAGTGGACCGCCGATCCGGATGAGGTCCTGCAAGATCCGCACATTGACGCCGTCGTCATCGTCACGCCAACCGACACCCACGCCGAGCTGATCAAGCGGGCCGCCCTGTGCGGCAAAGCGATTTTTGTGGAGAAACCGCTTACGCAAAAGACGGCGGAAGCGGACGAGATCATTCGGATCGTGCGGGAACAGCGGGTGATCTGCCAGGTCGGCTTCATGCGGCGATTTGACCCCGCGTACGCGGAGGCGAAACGAAGGATCGTGGCCGGCGATATCGGCCAACCGCTGTACTTCAAGGGGATCACCCGCGATGCCGGCGCTCCTCCCGCTTCGTTTATCGAACGCAGCGGCCGCATCTTTCTCGATGTTTCCATCCACGATTACGACCTGGCCCGCTATTTGATGAATGCGGAAATCACCGCGGTTACGGCCCACGGCAGCGTGCTGAAGCATCCGTTCATGACAGCGTATCGCGATGTGGATCAGGCGATCAGCTATGTCCAGTTCGCCTCCGGTGCGGCCGGAGACATCGAAGCAAGCAGAAACTCGCCCTACGGTCACGACATTCGCACGGAGATTATCGGCACGGAAGGTTCGCTGTTGATTGGCACCCTGCGCAACCACAACGTGACGCTGCTTAACCGCAAAGGGAGCACGTATGAGATCATTCCCGATTTCCAGACGAGATTCCAGGATGCGTACCGATTGGAGCTGGCGCATTTTATCCAATGTGTACAAAACGCGCAAACCCCGCAAGTGACGGAGATCGACGGCAAAATCAACCTGGAAGTCGCGGTCGCAGCCACCGTATCGTTTGACAGCGGGCAAACGGTGCAGGTGGCAGCGGCACATGGCCAGACCAGCAGCTAA
- a CDS encoding Gfo/Idh/MocA family protein, with product MASRKHVRIGMVGYRFMGKAHSHALRDLPFFFDTELVPVLQAIAGRDGQAVKAAAEKMGWASYETDWRRLIERDDIDVIDIVTPNHSHAEIAIAAAKAGKHVICEKPLALTVAQSRQMLDAVNAAGVVHMICHNYRFAPAVQLAKQLIAEGRLGRIFHFRATFLQDWLISPDVPLTWRLRKEIAGSGALGDLGAHIIDLARFLVGEIREVVGMMETFVKERPLGEIDLQLKGRAASGARGAVSVDDAVAFLARFANGALGIFEATRFSRGNRAGNRFEINGEKGSLRWDLENMNNLQLYLEADEPGLQGFRTINCTEGEHPYAGAYWPAGHIIGYEHTFIHLFVELMNGIARGLSPSPNFADGLQNQLVLAAVEESARTGKWVQLPASASAD from the coding sequence ATGGCGAGCAGGAAACACGTGCGGATTGGAATGGTCGGGTACAGGTTTATGGGCAAAGCGCACAGCCATGCCCTGCGGGATCTGCCGTTCTTTTTCGATACCGAGCTGGTACCGGTGTTGCAGGCGATTGCCGGACGCGACGGGCAAGCGGTAAAAGCGGCGGCGGAGAAGATGGGCTGGGCCTCTTATGAGACGGATTGGCGGCGGCTGATCGAGCGGGATGACATCGACGTGATCGACATCGTCACCCCCAACCACAGCCATGCCGAGATTGCGATCGCCGCGGCGAAAGCGGGAAAACACGTCATTTGCGAAAAGCCGCTCGCGTTAACCGTGGCGCAGAGCCGGCAGATGCTGGACGCGGTCAACGCAGCGGGCGTGGTGCACATGATCTGCCACAATTACCGCTTCGCGCCGGCTGTCCAGCTGGCCAAACAGCTGATCGCCGAAGGCCGCTTGGGCCGGATTTTTCACTTCCGCGCCACCTTTCTGCAGGATTGGCTGATCTCGCCCGATGTTCCGCTGACCTGGCGGCTGCGCAAGGAAATCGCCGGTTCGGGTGCGCTGGGGGATCTCGGCGCCCACATCATCGACTTGGCCCGCTTTTTGGTGGGCGAAATCCGCGAAGTGGTGGGGATGATGGAGACGTTTGTGAAGGAGCGGCCTTTGGGGGAAATCGATCTGCAGCTGAAAGGACGGGCGGCAAGCGGGGCGCGGGGAGCGGTCAGCGTGGACGATGCGGTGGCTTTTCTGGCGCGGTTTGCCAATGGCGCGTTGGGCATCTTTGAAGCGACGCGCTTCAGCAGGGGGAACCGCGCGGGGAATCGCTTCGAGATCAATGGGGAAAAGGGCTCGCTCCGCTGGGATCTGGAAAACATGAACAACCTGCAGCTTTATTTGGAAGCGGACGAACCGGGATTGCAGGGGTTCCGCACGATCAACTGCACGGAAGGGGAGCACCCGTACGCCGGCGCATACTGGCCGGCTGGCCACATCATCGGCTATGAACACACGTTTATTCACCTCTTCGTCGAGCTGATGAACGGCATCGCCCGCGGTCTGAGCCCGTCGCCCAATTTCGCCGATGGTTTGCAAAATCAGCTCGTGCTTGCCGCGGTGGAAGAGTCGGCGCGAACGGGAAAATGGGTCCAGCTGCCCGCATCCGCTTCTGCGGACTGA
- a CDS encoding Gfo/Idh/MocA family protein, translated as MAQVKLGILGAGGIAKVHTAILQQDERVEIIGVADVVAAKAAALAKEIGTAKAVGSLDDLFALGVDAVYVTTPNTLHVQPVLQCLKHNVHVFSEKPMATSLAEAEQIRQAAAASPAIYNLGMNRRFASVYKRVKELLASGEVVPYLAQIKMNRGELLHPAWTSDPQVTGGFLYETPFHLMDLSRYLFGEVRSVLCEARQNLSPSELDTFAITLTFEAGTIATFVTYAHAGWSFPFESLEVYGKYSTIATQELEKVMYAPGLQQAALVHDFFQLPSAEKWGYVEEDRLFIDAIVNGTEPPVTAEDGFRSLRLLEAIYESATTGKKVNLSKTMEGKAAW; from the coding sequence ATGGCGCAGGTGAAACTGGGGATCTTGGGAGCAGGGGGGATTGCGAAGGTGCACACAGCGATCCTCCAGCAGGATGAACGAGTCGAGATCATCGGTGTTGCGGATGTTGTGGCAGCAAAAGCCGCCGCCTTGGCCAAAGAAATCGGCACGGCAAAGGCTGTGGGAAGTCTCGACGATCTGTTTGCCTTGGGGGTTGACGCCGTTTACGTCACGACTCCCAATACCTTGCATGTGCAGCCGGTCCTGCAATGCCTGAAGCACAACGTGCACGTTTTTTCCGAAAAACCGATGGCAACCTCGCTGGCGGAAGCGGAACAAATCAGACAGGCTGCGGCGGCTTCGCCGGCCATTTACAACCTGGGCATGAATCGGCGGTTCGCTTCCGTCTACAAGCGGGTAAAGGAATTGCTCGCGTCCGGTGAGGTGGTTCCCTACCTGGCCCAGATCAAGATGAACCGGGGGGAACTGCTGCATCCCGCCTGGACGTCCGATCCCCAGGTTACCGGCGGCTTCCTGTACGAGACGCCCTTTCATCTGATGGACCTGAGCCGCTACTTGTTCGGCGAAGTGCGGTCCGTCCTGTGCGAGGCCAGGCAAAACCTCTCGCCGTCGGAATTGGACACCTTCGCCATCACGCTGACCTTTGAAGCGGGGACGATCGCCACTTTCGTTACATATGCGCACGCGGGCTGGAGCTTCCCGTTTGAAAGTTTGGAGGTTTACGGCAAGTATTCCACGATCGCGACGCAGGAACTGGAAAAAGTGATGTACGCGCCCGGTTTACAGCAAGCGGCGCTGGTGCACGACTTTTTCCAGCTGCCGAGCGCGGAAAAGTGGGGGTACGTGGAGGAAGACCGCCTGTTCATCGACGCGATCGTCAACGGAACCGAGCCGCCGGTGACGGCAGAGGACGGATTCCGCTCGCTCCGTCTGCTGGAGGCGATTTATGAAAGCGCTACAACAGGAAAAAAAGTTAATTTATCCAAGACGATGGAGGGAAAAGCCGCTTGGTAA
- a CDS encoding LacI family DNA-binding transcriptional regulator encodes MKTTIYDVAKKAGVSISTVSRVINNTGRISEKTKQKVLDVMKKLEYQPSVVASALTGKGTRTVGLIIPDVSNPFFAEIARRVEDHGRERGFNLLMCNTDNNPDAEDRYLSLIRQKSVDGLIIGTTTKNHTRLRSLLEDGFPVALIAQDIPELTIDVVTVDDFLGGYMATSHLVSLGHKRIAMMVGALTRTSEKYRYRAYRQVLEENGLKFEEKLVIKTGYSIEDSKQAALALLKSPHRPTAIFAYFDSLAIGVYQAAKELGLKIPDDLSVVGFDNTILATIVDPPLTTIAQPIDEMARQVMELLVREIDGEKKTKQRVIFPPELIVRQSTAAI; translated from the coding sequence ATGAAGACGACCATTTACGATGTTGCCAAGAAAGCAGGCGTCTCGATCTCCACGGTTTCCCGGGTGATCAACAACACGGGACGAATCAGCGAAAAGACGAAGCAAAAAGTGCTCGATGTGATGAAAAAACTGGAGTATCAGCCGAGTGTGGTCGCCTCCGCGCTGACCGGCAAGGGTACACGCACGGTAGGCTTGATCATTCCGGATGTGTCCAACCCTTTTTTCGCGGAAATCGCGCGAAGGGTGGAAGACCACGGAAGGGAACGGGGCTTCAATTTGCTCATGTGCAACACCGACAACAACCCGGATGCGGAAGACAGGTACCTGTCGCTGATCAGGCAGAAAAGCGTCGACGGTCTGATCATCGGCACGACGACGAAAAACCATACGCGGCTGCGCAGTCTGCTGGAAGACGGGTTTCCCGTCGCCCTGATTGCGCAGGATATCCCGGAATTGACGATCGACGTGGTGACAGTGGACGACTTTTTGGGCGGGTATATGGCCACCTCCCATCTCGTCTCGCTGGGGCATAAGCGGATTGCGATGATGGTGGGAGCGCTTACGCGCACGAGTGAAAAATATCGCTATCGGGCATACCGGCAGGTTCTGGAAGAAAACGGGTTGAAATTTGAAGAAAAACTGGTGATCAAAACCGGCTACTCCATCGAGGACAGCAAGCAGGCGGCGCTGGCGCTGCTGAAGTCGCCGCACCGCCCGACCGCCATCTTCGCTTACTTTGACTCCCTGGCCATCGGCGTATACCAGGCGGCCAAGGAGCTGGGCCTGAAGATTCCCGACGATTTGTCCGTGGTCGGCTTCGACAACACGATTCTCGCGACCATTGTCGATCCGCCCCTGACCACGATCGCGCAGCCGATCGATGAGATGGCGCGGCAGGTGATGGAACTGCTGGTGAGGGAAATCGACGGCGAGAAAAAAACAAAGCAGCGGGTGATTTTTCCGCCGGAGCTCATCGTGCGCCAATCGACGGCCGCCATCTAG
- the sugE gene encoding quaternary ammonium compound efflux SMR transporter SugE: MKAWVFLFVAGLLEVVWAIGLKYSQGFTRTLPSVITVAGMILSFYCLAQALKWLPIGTAYAVWTGIGAVGTIIFGIIFLGEPKDWLRIVFLLMIVIGIIGLKATSPAGEEQAAAAPPQVVVEQQAKNEPRP, translated from the coding sequence ATGAAAGCCTGGGTATTTTTGTTTGTCGCGGGCCTCTTGGAGGTGGTCTGGGCGATCGGGCTGAAGTACTCGCAAGGTTTCACCCGCACGCTGCCCAGCGTGATCACGGTCGCCGGGATGATCCTCAGTTTTTACTGTTTGGCGCAGGCGCTCAAGTGGCTGCCGATTGGCACCGCTTATGCCGTGTGGACCGGCATCGGAGCGGTCGGGACGATCATCTTCGGGATCATCTTTTTGGGGGAACCCAAGGACTGGCTGCGCATCGTCTTTTTGCTGATGATTGTCATCGGGATTATCGGCCTGAAAGCGACCTCCCCCGCCGGCGAGGAGCAGGCGGCGGCTGCGCCGCCACAGGTGGTCGTGGAGCAGCAAGCCAAAAATGAACCCCGCCCCTGA
- a CDS encoding hemerythrin domain-containing protein has translation MKAASEREKLDLSDWQPVQQAEYGQLLSIIAPELHSFIEEHSALSGLMDRVRESYDEAVYAEALQVIGSELDQHFTYEEELLLPRLAKRIGSEQVGPIYKLRQDHQVIRNRYAEVRALFAERSQSTAREALVQRMNLLAYLLKKHIEKEDHYLFPLLSLILTAAEKADIAHELHARHERR, from the coding sequence GTGAAAGCGGCAAGCGAGAGAGAAAAGTTGGATTTGAGCGATTGGCAGCCGGTGCAGCAGGCGGAATACGGGCAGCTTTTGTCCATCATCGCACCGGAGCTGCACAGTTTTATCGAGGAGCACAGCGCACTCAGCGGGTTGATGGACCGGGTGCGGGAAAGTTACGATGAAGCGGTGTATGCAGAAGCGCTGCAGGTGATTGGCAGCGAGTTGGACCAGCATTTCACGTACGAGGAGGAGCTGCTGCTGCCGCGGTTGGCGAAGCGCATCGGAAGCGAACAGGTGGGACCGATTTACAAACTGCGGCAGGACCACCAGGTGATCCGCAACCGGTACGCTGAAGTGCGGGCGTTGTTTGCCGAGCGCAGCCAGTCCACCGCGCGGGAAGCGCTGGTCCAGCGGATGAACCTGCTCGCTTATCTGTTAAAGAAACACATTGAAAAAGAAGATCATTACCTGTTTCCGCTGCTGAGCCTGATCTTGACCGCAGCGGAAAAAGCGGATATTGCGCACGAACTGCATGCCCGGCACGAACGGCGGTGA
- a CDS encoding WD40 repeat domain-containing protein, which produces MISLNKYGALFAILVSLLGSAPVAGPDAQQQEPPAQAPAQAQDVERVSSAALPARIAFVSEQRLWMLDARDPAAQPVPLTEPGVTQIVGWSHDGQWLAYLYVPPEDPQKGPFLHVVNQDASRRAQVADQPVKGRPAWSPVDNRLLYLTAAAANEQAEARLATLADNGSIQSETLLRGDAVVELAWSPDGQSIAVSEARTADEPLRIRRLSRDGTWSVLYTGESPQQTDELFVREAAGLTWSPNGEYLAYFALPNAASLAADGVPLHLLELATGETKKVGEGLAYPEWLAWSDDSRQLAFIQGSGREATRNKQLQLFQPADGKLAAAGQAGYVDTAPVAADASGSFLFVRGPEAAWGEAAQPEAAQPAGVYVPGQRIWRQSAEGTQSALTTGPTDTADYEPHVSPDGKQLLYVRLSAADRGSLYFKPLAGSAESELIRGLQISPGFYGNYLPRSVAPYWY; this is translated from the coding sequence ATGATTTCCTTAAACAAGTACGGCGCGCTGTTCGCCATACTGGTCAGCCTGCTGGGATCGGCCCCGGTTGCCGGACCAGACGCCCAGCAGCAGGAGCCACCAGCCCAGGCCCCAGCGCAGGCCCAGGACGTGGAGCGCGTCTCCTCCGCAGCCCTGCCGGCTCGGATTGCCTTTGTCAGTGAGCAGCGGCTGTGGATGTTGGATGCCCGTGACCCGGCGGCTCAACCTGTTCCGCTGACGGAGCCAGGTGTTACGCAGATCGTCGGCTGGTCGCACGACGGGCAATGGCTCGCTTACCTGTACGTGCCGCCGGAGGACCCGCAAAAGGGGCCGTTCCTGCACGTCGTCAATCAAGATGCTTCCCGGCGTGCGCAGGTTGCGGACCAACCGGTCAAGGGCAGGCCTGCCTGGTCGCCGGTAGATAACCGCTTGCTCTACCTGACGGCCGCCGCTGCGAACGAACAGGCGGAAGCCAGGCTGGCGACGCTGGCGGACAACGGCAGCATCCAGTCGGAAACGCTGTTGCGCGGGGACGCGGTGGTGGAGCTGGCCTGGTCGCCGGACGGGCAAAGCATCGCCGTTTCCGAGGCGCGCACCGCTGATGAGCCGCTGCGGATTCGCCGGCTGTCGCGGGATGGCACATGGAGTGTGCTGTACACCGGGGAATCGCCGCAGCAAACGGATGAGCTTTTCGTCCGCGAAGCGGCGGGCCTGACCTGGTCACCCAACGGCGAATATCTGGCCTATTTTGCCCTGCCGAACGCGGCTTCGCTGGCCGCCGACGGCGTCCCGCTGCACCTGCTGGAGCTGGCCACGGGGGAAACGAAAAAGGTGGGCGAAGGACTGGCCTACCCCGAGTGGTTAGCCTGGTCGGACGACAGCCGTCAACTTGCCTTTATTCAGGGCAGCGGCAGGGAAGCGACCCGCAACAAGCAGCTGCAGCTTTTCCAGCCCGCGGACGGGAAGCTGGCAGCTGCGGGCCAGGCGGGATACGTCGATACGGCGCCGGTGGCGGCGGACGCGAGCGGAAGCTTTTTGTTCGTGCGCGGCCCGGAAGCGGCTTGGGGAGAAGCAGCGCAGCCAGAAGCCGCGCAGCCTGCTGGCGTTTACGTTCCCGGACAGCGGATTTGGCGCCAGTCTGCCGAAGGAACCCAGTCCGCCCTGACGACCGGGCCGACCGATACGGCCGATTACGAACCGCACGTCTCGCCGGATGGCAAACAGCTGCTCTATGTGCGGCTGTCCGCGGCCGACCGAGGTTCACTCTACTTCAAACCGCTTGCCGGGAGCGCGGAGAGCGAGCTGATCCGGGGGCTGCAAATTTCCCCGGGATTTTACGGCAACTACCTGCCTCGCTCGGTTGCTCCCTACTGGTATTGA
- a CDS encoding ferric reductase-like transmembrane domain-containing protein, whose protein sequence is MAQAGRMFKQARRRRIAVNAVLFLMLLLLARTLWPQFSHFPAREAWSMMLGYTAFIGVGVTLLIGPLKQWLPRQWASFLLTLRRDVGIWTGFAAILHVALVLISFERGVEFLFFLDPQQPSRGWLYLFLEETRGGWSLNISMMGIANYLGLLAFCCILAMWLTSSSRAERLMGGAAWKRLHLSNPLCFWLLLLHGLIYVEGIKAEPLTWGDLLPLFLLVMLLRLAAYATAVVRSRKARIGRKA, encoded by the coding sequence GTGGCGCAAGCTGGCAGAATGTTCAAGCAGGCCCGCCGCAGGCGGATCGCCGTCAACGCTGTTCTCTTCCTCATGCTGCTCCTGCTGGCCCGAACGTTGTGGCCGCAATTTTCCCACTTCCCGGCGAGAGAAGCCTGGAGCATGATGCTCGGGTATACTGCGTTTATCGGCGTCGGCGTCACGCTGCTGATCGGGCCGCTCAAGCAATGGCTGCCCCGGCAGTGGGCGTCTTTTTTGCTCACGCTGCGGCGGGACGTCGGGATTTGGACGGGGTTCGCGGCCATCCTGCACGTGGCGCTGGTGCTGATTTCGTTTGAGCGCGGCGTGGAGTTCCTGTTTTTTCTCGATCCGCAGCAGCCGTCTCGCGGCTGGCTTTACCTCTTCCTGGAGGAGACGCGCGGCGGCTGGTCGCTCAACATCAGCATGATGGGGATTGCCAACTACCTCGGGCTGCTCGCCTTTTGCTGCATTCTGGCGATGTGGCTGACCTCGTCCAGCCGCGCCGAGCGGTTGATGGGCGGAGCAGCCTGGAAACGGCTGCACCTGAGCAACCCGCTCTGCTTTTGGCTGCTTCTTTTGCACGGGCTGATCTACGTCGAAGGGATTAAAGCGGAACCGCTCACGTGGGGAGATCTGCTGCCGCTGTTTTTGCTCGTCATGCTGCTCCGCCTCGCCGCGTACGCCACCGCGGTCGTGCGCAGCAGGAAGGCGCGCATCGGCAGAAAAGCGTAA
- a CDS encoding phosphodiester glycosidase family protein has protein sequence MPGKVHLFLALLLAPVVGFYLAFGVTNPVQSLHAKQLHLPLEETKTRLENVSSAVDETREVTAETMAVIEKVSEVAQAEKEYYETRQKKVEQLVAASHSHVAKTEDVLDQLLSSMLGDPIGQTFGENATVKVYSLTEAGYRGYMAKVRLHNPHALKVVLANDKAVSNGETTSHAAKRKGAILAVNAGGFYRTEDGKLAVLGTTVVDGKIVTFSTNTNLSFVGFNKQGRLVGGKVTSREQLERMDVLQGASFLPTLLQGGKRMPIPRDWANTRQPRTLIGHFTNGDLLFIVIDGRRKGWSNGVTLEEAQSKLLEFKVRDAYNLDGGGSSTFYYKGKVLNRPSDGRERPVTSSIVVLP, from the coding sequence GTGCCTGGTAAGGTGCACCTCTTCCTCGCTTTGTTGCTAGCTCCCGTCGTCGGTTTTTACCTCGCCTTCGGCGTGACGAATCCGGTCCAGAGTCTGCACGCAAAGCAGCTGCATCTGCCGCTGGAAGAGACGAAAACGCGGCTGGAAAACGTGAGCAGCGCCGTGGACGAGACGAGAGAGGTGACGGCTGAAACGATGGCCGTGATCGAGAAAGTGAGCGAAGTGGCGCAGGCGGAAAAGGAATATTACGAGACCCGTCAGAAAAAAGTGGAACAATTGGTCGCTGCCAGCCATTCGCACGTAGCCAAAACGGAGGATGTGCTGGATCAGCTCTTGTCCAGCATGCTGGGCGACCCGATCGGCCAGACCTTTGGCGAGAACGCCACGGTCAAGGTCTATTCGCTGACCGAAGCCGGGTACCGCGGCTACATGGCCAAAGTGCGGCTGCACAATCCCCACGCCTTGAAAGTGGTGCTGGCCAACGACAAAGCGGTCAGCAACGGTGAAACAACCAGTCATGCCGCGAAGCGGAAAGGGGCCATTCTGGCGGTGAACGCCGGCGGCTTTTACCGCACGGAGGACGGCAAACTGGCGGTGCTGGGAACGACCGTGGTGGACGGCAAAATCGTCACCTTTTCCACCAACACCAATCTCTCGTTCGTCGGCTTTAACAAGCAAGGGAGATTGGTTGGCGGCAAGGTGACGTCCCGGGAACAGCTGGAGCGGATGGATGTGCTGCAAGGGGCCAGCTTCCTGCCGACGCTGCTGCAGGGGGGCAAACGCATGCCGATTCCGCGCGATTGGGCCAACACCCGGCAGCCTCGCACGCTGATCGGTCACTTTACGAACGGCGATTTGCTGTTTATCGTGATCGACGGACGGAGAAAAGGTTGGAGCAATGGCGTCACCCTGGAAGAGGCGCAAAGCAAACTGCTGGAGTTTAAAGTACGCGATGCCTACAACCTCGACGGCGGCGGTTCGAGCACCTTTTACTACAAGGGAAAAGTGCTGAACCGTCCGTCAGATGGGCGGGAGCGGCCGGTGACCAGCAGCATCGTCGTCCTGCCTTGA
- the kapB gene encoding sporulation phosphorelay system protein KapB — translation MSGHVLRTGDRVIAEYKSGQYIAEISELQPEKATVSVLAVRKHPLQGDLHRPYQADVGLFHQRKALAFREKVVLPLAALQPYEGAVPDYVESLRQAVQREKEALQQQQGAWAERALAELRKLEAEYFPRG, via the coding sequence ATGTCCGGACATGTTTTGCGGACCGGCGATCGCGTCATCGCCGAGTACAAGTCGGGCCAGTACATCGCCGAGATCAGCGAACTGCAGCCGGAGAAGGCGACGGTAAGCGTGCTGGCGGTGCGCAAACATCCGCTGCAGGGAGACCTGCATCGGCCGTACCAGGCGGACGTGGGGCTGTTTCACCAGCGCAAGGCATTGGCTTTTCGGGAGAAAGTGGTGCTGCCGCTTGCGGCGCTGCAGCCGTACGAGGGGGCGGTGCCGGACTATGTGGAATCTCTGCGCCAGGCCGTGCAGAGAGAAAAGGAAGCGCTGCAGCAGCAGCAAGGAGCCTGGGCTGAGCGCGCCTTAGCTGAATTGCGCAAACTGGAAGCCGAATACTTTCCGCGCGGCTAG